The sequence below is a genomic window from Sander lucioperca isolate FBNREF2018 chromosome 6, SLUC_FBN_1.2, whole genome shotgun sequence.
ACGTCTGTATGTTGCCTCGCTCACTCTCTGTTCAGGACAGAAAAGTCCTAATGCGTGGGTGCTCTCCTTCTGCTCACCGCAGCTTGCAGGGCTCTGGTAGATGAGATGGAGTGGGCCATCTCCCAAATAGATCCAAAGAAAATGATCCAGACGGGATCCTTCAGGATCAACCCGGACGGCAGCCAATCCATCAGAGAGGTAAGGCTGCAGCACAGCCACGTAGTAATGTGTCAAACCCACTCTATAGGCTGCACCACTTTACTAGTAGTGCTGCACATGTTTGTTTGATTTAAGCAGTGTTTGGCTTATCAACTGTTTCTCACTGGGATGAGAGACTACTAACTTAACTAAATAGACGTAGACAACGATTGGACAACTATTTTGATACCTTGTGAttttctctggttccagcttctcaaatttcTTTGtcttacagtcatgtgaaaaaattaggacacccatgctaaagttgactaaaaagaggaataaaaaaaatcatcttttggaaattgatcttaatgccttaatttaaaaaaggaggaaaaatccaatctttaaggacaccaattttctttgtgaatgaataatgtaccGTACATAAATAAacgttcttccttaaaatacagggggcataagtcagtacacccctatgttaaattcccatagaggcaggcatatttttattttcaaaggccagttatttcatggatccaggatactatgcatcctgataacgttcccttggcctttggaataaaaatagccccacatcatcacatccccttcaccatacctagagattggcatggttttatgtcagttagcctaataactggtttgatttgcattgagagatgatcttatggaaagtagcccatgccaatctctaggtatggtgaagggtatgtgatgatgtggggctattttaattccaaaggccaagggaactttatcaggatgcatagtatcctggatccatgaaataactggcctttgaaaataaaaatcagcctgcctctatgggaatttaacataggggggtacttacttatgccccctgtaaggaagaacatttatttatttacgatacattattcattcacaaagaaaattgatgtccttaaagattggattttcctcatttttttaattaaggcattaagatcagtttccaaaagatgattttttttattcctctttttagtcaactttagcatgggtgtcctaattttttcacatgactgtatatgaTGATAAACTGAATATGTTTGGATTTGGGACTATATTGCTCGGACAACACAAGACACCTGATGGCATCCCCCTGTACTCTGGGATATTGTCATAAGTGTTAGGTGAGAGTAGAGAAACAAACAATCGGGCAAGTAAACTCATTGTCACCTTACTGTTTACTGAGCAACCAAACTGGACTGCAAAATAAAGTGTTGTTACTTCATTTATTATTACTACATTTGTAGAGAAACCTCACATCTTCTTAAATTCTTCTTCTTAAAGAGTTTTTCATGACCTTTGATGCCAACAGGTTCCTCTGGCTCGTTCAGAGGCAAACCTCCTTGAGCTGATGGagaatgtgtgtgagaggaTGGGGGACTACGGCGAGCGCACAGATTCTTCGACAAACAGGAAGTCCTATATTAGGATAAAATCTCGGAGCGGTGAGGCCATGGACCTCTCAGAGGCCACGCTGGATTCAAGAGTTACAGGCAGTTTAAAATTTGCAGTGAGTACAAAATTCCGTTAAATGCAccatcatgttttaatggtctttcatttctatgtttttattgttaatgttGATAATATATAAGAATACTTTTCTTGCAACCCACACCCCAAAATCTTGTGACTTATGCTGTGAATCGTGCAGCTCGtaacagtttttttaaaaaaactttcTTTCTCCAGTGTGAAACAATTGTTGAGCAGCATGAAGATGAAGTCATTGAGTTCTTCGCTCACGAGACAGATAATGTCAAAGACAAACTCTGTAGCAAGAGGACaggtatgttttttttacttaacttatttttttatcctTAGTTTTATGCCCTATTACATATTTCTGTTATGTTGTTTCACTGCAGCGCCAGCGGCTGTATTTTAATTCATTGTTTTCCTGTCCTGTGTTCTCTGCAGACCTCTGTGACCACGCTCTGAAAATGCCGCACGACGAACTTTGATATCATCCCGCCATGGCTGCCGTATCTCCTCAGCTGAAATGGAGACGTTGGGTGATGCTTTCAGTTGTCTCTTATCACCGGTTTACGCcatggcagtggtggaagatgtatacacatttatatgtaagATAATAGAAAATCAACCTGAAAATAAGAGTGTTATTTCTGTGATCTGTGACAATTTAAGGATCAGTTTGCCATTTTTTAGCCGTATCTCTTTGGACCATCTTGTCACTTCTTTATATACTGTAAGTTATTATACTTTTAAATAATCTGTGTTTCATGTGGAGGCTCTTGTCTTGCCTTCAAATGCTCTTCATCAGATAAAACTGAAACTGTGAAACTGCAAAAAATAAGTTATACTTCCCAGTATGTATTGGATTATTTACAGGATTAATTGTGTATATAGATTAAGCATTGTAATTTAAGACACAAGTACACAGAGATCAGGTTGCAATTTGGTCAAGTGGTCCCTAAGTCAATATTAATTTACATTGATAAAGTCCTTACTAAAGCCAGGAAAAAGTGCATTGGTGTTTTTTATTCAGCCATACTGCCCGCTCATCAATGAACGTGTCATTTGATGCCAAATTATATTTTCAGTTCTAGCTTTAGTTTTTAATACTTACCAGTTTTTATGGAACTGTCCAAGCTCACAGCATCACATGAataacttgttttggttgaatagtccattagaaaaaaaactgaaaagttcTAGACACATTATGTAAGGTGATAAATTAAGATGATTTGAGTGGCTAGCTAGCCAAATGACAAAATGTGCATTTATTTATAAGTAAAATTCTAACTTATGAAAAACTTCAACCAGTAGTGGTTGAAGTTTTTCAGAAGTTTCAGAAGTTTATTCcctaattttcttttttgagtTTGCTGCAACTTTCATCTGATTTTCAATTTGTGTGTAATTAGGACTTTAAGCTTCTTAGTAGccaattcattttaaaacacaCCCAAGGATGAAATGTATGGGTTTATGTTAACTGTAATTACTTCTGAAAAGGTCTACTTTCCCTCCGTGCTGCCCTTCTAATCCAGGgcagaaaaatatatttttacagaacaaataaaaaaacgtaTAAAATAGTTTATAGCTTCAGGAGCAGGCAAAGGATACCCCTTCTTTCCATTAATCACTACAGAAATCAGTTGCAATGTTGAATTAtgatatttaaaacattttgttattaCTTTGAAGCATCAAGACTAAAGTTCTGTTTTCTTCAGCCTAGTAAAACTGAACTCCAGTGTAAGCCCACTGGAGTGTGCTGTAGTCCATAAGATGATTGTTGAGTTAAAGAATCATACTCCGTTAGAAAGTCGTCATGCTGTACTGTCAATGTAGATTAaaagtattttatatatatatatatatatatatatatatatattttttttttttttttttaaattaacttgCTGTCTCATTTGAACATTCTGAtatttcctttatttatatatatatatatatatatatatatatgtatatgtatatgtgtgtgtgttttgtatttaatcAATGGAAATATATTTGACACAAGTTTACCTTCTAATTTCTAAACTATCATAAATCGGTTAATTCACTAAAATATTTCTCTTACTCCATAGATTGATTTAAATGGCTGCCTCTTGTTGCCTGTACTGATAGCATCCAAATTATTATAAAAAGCAAAAGTTCTTAACAGTCTGATAATAATCATTTAAGATCAGCCACAATGTTTTCACATACTGTAGGTGTGGTTGCATGTTTACATAACTTTTTCAATGTATCGTTGGACAAATTTCTTTGAGAATTATTTTTATCATTGTTTTAATGCATAAATGGAAGGAACTGACATTATAtttcactgaaattgtattttcatATGATTTCACGtgacaaatcaataaataaattgattgaGATGAGAGGACACATATAGCCAATACTTTACTACgtaatatttgtatttaaaataatGGACTGCTGACAAACAtgaaaatgctgaaatgtaggaCTTTTCTCAACATTTATATTATCActagaaaaaaataagttttttagACTCCTTCTGGTTGACAAGGTacatttagtagctgttctggagctttcagcTGTATCATGCAatcttcctcagcagatggagtatgtacatttttaaatttccaTTTTTCTTAAGGACTTATTGTCGTTTTATCTACTTATAATAAAAAACTATGGCTTGAGTTTAGCCAGCAATATCACCACACCATGAATCACTCCAACTAATCAAATATTTTATTACATCAACTTTAATAATTTCACAGCCACATATCTCCCTTAAACACTCTACTCTCTAGAAAAAGCAGATACATAGATTTAAAGAAAAAGTATGTAAGATACTGCTTTACAAGAATAAATTTGTCAAACAGATGGTTTGGATATTTTAGATTTCCCTAATGTCAAATTCCTACATTTCTATAACAATAGTAAATGCATCATCACTACCCATCAAAAATAAAAGGTCTAAGATtacactaaaactaaaacatacattaaaaatCTGCTACAAAATGTTATTGAGGAAATGACTTTCAATCCTTATCAGGCACAATACAAATGTAGATGGTACAGAGTTGTTAGAATTTCAACTCAACATCAGACTAGCGTTCCTTGTTTATCCAATTATTTTAAAGACATACTTTCAATCATCCCTTCATCGGAGACCTCTGAGGGCACGGAAACTAcctcctccttttcttcttgctctgtttctgtcatttcCACTGCCTGCATTGTTATATTCGCCACCTCAACCAGGCACTCCTCCCTCTGACTAGACATATTTGTGACGCTCTCGTCTCCATCATTATCTCCCTCTTCCTTAGCTGCA
It includes:
- the cnpy2 gene encoding protein canopy homolog 2, which encodes MVATPIGCLSNETEGTKPLASSRPREGAVWSAAPSCPAAPLPTSPHSTECNGTACKSVKVVSENTARNLCKMREAAVLLTPCVVLCLLLSFSQAARQGQDIRCGACRALVDEMEWAISQIDPKKMIQTGSFRINPDGSQSIREVPLARSEANLLELMENVCERMGDYGERTDSSTNRKSYIRIKSRSGEAMDLSEATLDSRVTGSLKFACETIVEQHEDEVIEFFAHETDNVKDKLCSKRTDLCDHALKMPHDEL